Part of the Borrelia parkeri genome, GACACTCTACACTACTATCATAAAAGTTTAGAATTTGATCTAAAAATATAGAAATACTAAAAAAACTATCTACAAATATACTCCTCTTGTTAATCTTAAGTATCCCATATCTTGAATCGAAGTCAGGACTCTTTTTGCAAATGCTTAAAAACACATCTAAACATAACTTAGCATTCCCAATAGTAAGCCCTTCTCTGCAAAGTCTCTCAAATAGCATCTCTCCTTGTCTGTCTTTCCTACAAAGTAAAACATCTTCAAAATCATATTTAGCTCCCATCATATTTTCTATAAGCTCCCTTTTTGATACTACCACCCCATACCTCCTTAACTTTTAATTTACCTTATATAACTACTAAAAAGGAATATCTTCATAAAACTCATCTTGAGACTGAGAATCATTAGTCTCTTGTTTTTTAACAGATGAGTTTAAGATTTGAATATCATTTACCAAAATACTGTATTTACTCTTCCCCTCACCTGTACGCTTATCTCTCCAATTCTCATAAGCGAGGGATCCACTAAGTACAACTTGAACCCCTCGTTTAAGCAAAACAGCAAGACTCTCAGCTTTAGAGCCAAAAATCACACAGTCAAAAAATTGTGCTTGGCTCTCCCATGAACTACGCCTCCTAACACCTCTATTATTAGCCAGAGTAAATTTTAATATAGGAAGACTATTACTAGTATAATTAAGCTCACAGTCTCTTGTTAAACGACCAGACATACTTAAAGAGTTAATATCAAACACCAGAACTCTCCTCATCATAAATCCTACTTAACATCTCCATACGTCTTAAATCACAATCAAGTCTTCTCATATTTTCTAAAAATTCTTGTCTTGAATAATAATCCTGAATGAGTCTCGCTATACTTCGCATGCAAAACTTACATAAAAATCTTAAAGCCTTATAAGTAATTACCAAAAATAAAACCATAAATATAAACCTCATAAAGGTACCCTTAAACAGCATTTAAAATAGGAGTGGACCAATCATTAACTACATTTGAATTACTACTAAAGGTAAAATCCATAACAGAGCTTAAAAACTTAAATCTATCCTTAATAGCTCTCCTACTCATATCTAAATGGAATAGATTCCCATCAAAGTCATAATTTATATGTTCATTTAAAGAAAATTCTTTAACCAGAGCATCTATTTGAAATTTAAGTTTATCTTTAATAGGTTTTGTTAACCTAGACAACTCTAACGCATAATCCTTTTTAGTTGTCTCTTCTACCTTGTCAATTTCAGATTGCAATGCAATAATCTTTTCAAGATGTCTCTTCAAATTCAAATTTTCGTCTTCATCAATCTCAAGATGACTTGCTTTTAAAAATGTTAAAAATTCAAACTTGAAATCCATATCACACAACTCTTGATACACAAAGCTATTCTTTAAAAAATCTTCAATAATAACACTCAGCTCGTCTAAATCAATATTTTTAATATCAATATCACTATTTGATTTTAAAGATTTGGCAATACGACTTACTTCCTGCTCTAATCTTGAAACCTCAGTCATTACAGCACTAATAAAATTATCATCCCTATTAATTACACAGTTGATAGCCTCATTACCTATGATAATAAATAAATTTCCCCTATCTAAACCTGTACATAAGAGTTGCATTTGTACTTGAACATAATATTTGAAGAAATATTTA contains:
- a CDS encoding DUF244 domain-containing protein — translated: MTKINEQKSEVGMQQFSLYRQMMFEGFESFAYQSQENFKGKQKQLSKINKIGRKLPKIGRDECFKFNSKVDFSIQREALKHMGASEVGSMFIGADSLEKLMRDRILKAIGREIPFEDNLSMRKGKILESLGFDEFVRMHAGNIEVLHKNKYANGVDKYNYFKKFKGRETLVGSTIDGWFVSITGEAELLEIKFSDNLYLKSAAFEYNRTGNFLENKYFFKYYVQVQMQLLCTGLDRGNLFIIIGNEAINCVINRDDNFISAVMTEVSRLEQEVSRIAKSLKSNSDIDIKNIDLDELSVIIEDFLKNSFVYQELCDMDFKFEFLTFLKASHLEIDEDENLNLKRHLEKIIALQSEIDKVEETTKKDYALELSRLTKPIKDKLKFQIDALVKEFSLNEHINYDFDGNLFHLDMSRRAIKDRFKFLSSVMDFTFSSNSNVVNDWSTPILNAV
- a CDS encoding single-stranded DNA-binding protein, with the protein product MMRRVLVFDINSLSMSGRLTRDCELNYTSNSLPILKFTLANNRGVRRRSSWESQAQFFDCVIFGSKAESLAVLLKRGVQVVLSGSLAYENWRDKRTGEGKSKYSILVNDIQILNSSVKKQETNDSQSQDEFYEDIPF